In Cyanobium sp. WAJ14-Wanaka, a single genomic region encodes these proteins:
- a CDS encoding NIL domain-containing protein, with the protein MKRRLTLHFPREAVHQPITYRLAVDFDVAAKILRAQIAPNQSGTMVVELSGDIDELAAAEHWLEGQGLGINRAPGQIQVDPARCVDCGICSSVCPSGALGFGAPSWQLHFDAQRCLVCEQCIPSCPLDAIALVLDQPTVMKKL; encoded by the coding sequence ATGAAACGGCGTCTAACCCTGCATTTCCCCCGGGAGGCTGTTCACCAGCCAATCACCTACCGGCTGGCGGTCGATTTTGATGTGGCCGCCAAAATCCTGCGGGCCCAAATCGCTCCAAACCAGAGCGGCACGATGGTGGTCGAACTCTCAGGCGACATCGATGAGCTCGCCGCAGCGGAACATTGGCTCGAGGGCCAGGGTCTGGGCATAAACCGCGCCCCAGGACAGATTCAGGTCGACCCGGCACGCTGCGTCGACTGCGGCATTTGCTCGAGCGTGTGCCCCAGTGGGGCCTTGGGTTTTGGCGCGCCGTCTTGGCAGTTGCACTTTGATGCGCAACGCTGCCTGGTGTGTGAGCAGTGCATCCCCAGCTGCCCACTGGACGCGATTGCCCTAGTGCTTGACCAGCCAACTGTCATGAAAAAACTGTGA